From a single Sphingobium lignivorans genomic region:
- a CDS encoding response regulator transcription factor yields MRVLVVDDHPMMREGICATLGRQDDIDVIGEAGDGHEALAMFREKRPDVVLMDVQMPGVGGIEALEAIRAEDGNAIVLILTTYPGDAQAHRALAAGAAGYLLKSCLRKELVDTIRAVHTRRRVIAPEVALELAVHALEDRLTGKEIAVLQLVAEGQPNKQIAWQLGISIETVKSHLKSIFEKLQVDDRTHAVTIAVRRGYLS; encoded by the coding sequence ATTCGCGTACTGGTGGTCGATGATCACCCCATGATGCGCGAAGGCATTTGCGCGACGCTCGGCCGGCAGGACGATATCGACGTGATCGGCGAGGCGGGGGACGGTCACGAGGCGTTGGCGATGTTTCGGGAGAAGCGCCCTGACGTCGTGCTGATGGATGTACAAATGCCGGGCGTGGGAGGGATTGAGGCATTGGAGGCGATCCGCGCCGAAGATGGTAACGCCATTGTGCTGATCCTCACCACCTATCCCGGCGATGCTCAGGCGCATCGTGCTCTTGCCGCCGGCGCTGCGGGCTATTTGCTTAAATCATGCCTGCGCAAAGAGCTCGTCGACACAATCCGCGCCGTCCACACCAGGCGCCGCGTGATCGCGCCCGAAGTTGCGCTGGAGCTTGCCGTCCACGCCCTTGAGGATCGGCTGACCGGAAAGGAGATCGCGGTGCTGCAACTGGTGGCCGAGGGGCAGCCAAACAAGCAGATCGCCTGGCAGCTCGGCATATCGATCGAGACCGTCAAGTCGCACCTGAAATCGATATTCGAGAAGCTGCAGGTCG